The DNA window CCGCTTTGTCAGCGACATGGAATAAAAAAATGTCATGGAATTACGGTAAAGCTTTAGGTGAAGAAGCACGTTACAGAAAAAAAGATATTCTTCTGGGACCCGGAGTCAACATTTACAGAACTCCCCTGAACGGAAGAAATTTCGAATATATGGGTGAAGATCCTTATCTGACCTCAAAAATGGTGGTTCCTTACATTAAAGGAGTACAATCAAACGGTGTGGCTACTTCTGTAAAGCATTTTGCATTAAATAACCAGGAAATGTTCCGTCACACAAGCAACGTGAATGTAGATGACAGAACCTTGTATGAAATTTACCTTCCTCCTTTTAAAGCGGCAGTAACAGAAGGTGATTCATGGACAATCATGGGAGCATATGATATGTATAAAAACCAGTATGCCAGCCAGAATCAATACCTTTTAAACGATATTCTGAAAAAGGAATGGAAGTATAATGGCGTGGTAGTATCAGACTGGGGTGCGGTAAACAATACGGAACAGGCTATTCATAACGGGTTGGATCTGGAATTTGGTACCTGGACAAACGGACTTTCGGCAGGAACTAAAAATGCTTACGACAATTACTTTTTAGCAAAACCTTATCTGGATTTAATTAAATCAGGAAAAGTAGGAACGACTGAGCTTGATGACAAAGTTACGAGACTTCTTCGTCTTGCTTACAGAACAACAATGAACCGAAACAAACCTTTCGGAAATATCGCTTCTGAAGATCATAAAGCAGTGGCAAAAGAAATTGGAGAAGAAGGAATGGTCTTATTAAAAAACCAAGGAAATGTTCTTCCAATTGATCTTAATAAAGCTAAAAGAATTGCTGTTATTGGCGAAAATGCCATTAAAGTAATGACTGTTGGTGGCGGATCTTCTTCACTAAAGGTAAAATACGAAACCCTTCCACTAGACGGAATCAAATCCAGATTCGGAAAACAGGCCGATGTACAATATGCCCGAGGTTATGTAGGAGATACCGGCGGTGAATACAACGGCGTAAAATCCGGACAAGATCTGAAAGACAGCCGTTCTGAGACTGAATTATTGAATGAAGCGGTGGAATTAGCCAAAAAATCAGACTACGTCATTTTCGTAGGAGGTTTGAATAAAGCAGATTTTCAGGATAGTGAAGGAAATGACAGAAAGAGCTACGGACTTCCTTATAATCAGGATAACGTAATTTCTGCGTTGGCAAAAGCTAATAAAAACCTGGCTGTAGTTTTGGTTTCAGGAAATGCTGTCGCGATGCCATGGATCAAAGAAGTTCCGACAGTTATCCAGAGCTGGTATCTTGGTTCTGAAGCAGGAAATTCGATCGCGTCTGTCCTCGCCGGTGATGCTAACCCTTCCGGAAAACTTCCGTTTACCTTCCCTGTTAAGCTGGAAGATAATTCTGCGCATCAGCTTGGAGAATATCCTGGTCAAAAGGATGAGTTTGCTGCAGGAAAAGGAAAAGATCAGAAAAACCCGATCAATATTACATATAATGAAGGAATCTTCGTAGGATATCGTTGGCATGATACTAAAAACATCAAACCATTATTCAGTTTTGGACATGGATTGAGCTATACAACTTTTGAATTCGGAAAAGCAAAAGCCGACAAAACAGCAGTCTCTCAAAATGGCACCATTACCTTTACCGTAAGTGTTAAAAACACAGGTAAAAAAGCAGGAGCGGAGGTTGCACAGCTTTACATCAGTGATTTAAAATCCTCAGTTCCCCGCCCTTCAAAAGAATTGAAAGGTTTTGAAAAAGTATTTTTAAATCCCGGAGAACAAAAAGAAGTAACATTCACTATTGATAAAACGGCACTGAGTTA is part of the Chryseobacterium lactis genome and encodes:
- a CDS encoding glycoside hydrolase family 3 C-terminal domain-containing protein — translated: MLKKTAIVSLFTLISVSYMAQNTTLPVYLDESKPVEQRIQDALSRMTLEEKVAMLHAQSKFSSPGVPRLGIPEFWTTDGPHGVRPEVMWDEWDQAGWTNDSIIAYPALTALSATWNKKMSWNYGKALGEEARYRKKDILLGPGVNIYRTPLNGRNFEYMGEDPYLTSKMVVPYIKGVQSNGVATSVKHFALNNQEMFRHTSNVNVDDRTLYEIYLPPFKAAVTEGDSWTIMGAYDMYKNQYASQNQYLLNDILKKEWKYNGVVVSDWGAVNNTEQAIHNGLDLEFGTWTNGLSAGTKNAYDNYFLAKPYLDLIKSGKVGTTELDDKVTRLLRLAYRTTMNRNKPFGNIASEDHKAVAKEIGEEGMVLLKNQGNVLPIDLNKAKRIAVIGENAIKVMTVGGGSSSLKVKYETLPLDGIKSRFGKQADVQYARGYVGDTGGEYNGVKSGQDLKDSRSETELLNEAVELAKKSDYVIFVGGLNKADFQDSEGNDRKSYGLPYNQDNVISALAKANKNLAVVLVSGNAVAMPWIKEVPTVIQSWYLGSEAGNSIASVLAGDANPSGKLPFTFPVKLEDNSAHQLGEYPGQKDEFAAGKGKDQKNPINITYNEGIFVGYRWHDTKNIKPLFSFGHGLSYTTFEFGKAKADKTAVSQNGTITFTVSVKNTGKKAGAEVAQLYISDLKSSVPRPSKELKGFEKVFLNPGEQKEVTFTIDKTALSYFDADKHDWVAEPGDFEALIGNSSDAIKTKVKFTLQ